The following coding sequences lie in one Planctomycetia bacterium genomic window:
- a CDS encoding AAA family ATPase → MIIKDLRIEGFGVWSDLELNDLDGGLTLLYGENETGKTTLLEFMRSVLYGYNDERRAKYLPPVHGGIGGGMLSLEAHAGKFKVRRRAEGDPHVGRLDLTNLQGTAQDSRLLKKILADLDEPTFKNVFALGLGEIQELSSLSGSGAAEYLYDLAVGSGGVSLTEVHKELENSRNRLFSSERNSMVGQLLDRRSGLKSDIEQLRQHGRGYALLADERERLAGDVERCEVEADELRRNAGLLEAAIAVYDRWHRRNKVEAELTKIGELKPIAAETWTKLAQLKDRYREQLPLIAKLKKERADVKKQALTIRVNKTIWQQGPRIEVLAAQEGWIETLETEIKKLESEATAAKPIVATSLHDSGRHGASHHSSSHASVPMGASVRRESLSAEWVKLGLTPSTAEKLGDRKVLRTLHRAFRDVQASDKRVAAAAEAEARRREVIAATAEEAKPASQRRESGATLEDKSQLVGNLRKRVQLDQKIDQLTGHREEAQRQLREKLAMNTVPADAIFNPGLFFIVGVCAFLSGVLLPNAVVGDGLLHYFLVFAGGLTALFAGAFKIMRDTTNNEELDTLRRQSRSIETQLHDLTSERDQIDPLLPPGGGPMLARLQAAEKDLSTHEEAAAGETRRTAGRTAGREELETTRVELRVAEEEGAKAHKRLRQEFDRIGLPERMTWEQIRGVARGRTKHEAHRRREERRLKYLNQRRSELALIADRISQLFTEAQLEPKGDRLVDHLRQLNGEWKRNEDLLERRKGSRAQYRSLDRRLKTARQETATLRRRRKAFFRSLGVSNEKQLQRRREHLKRRDELLAERDGISREIVAALGQRGSEDDLHGRLEQYQLPQLEQRWTELCDRLAAIDKRLRELYEEQGRLRLKLEQIAADKSLPRKIYELNNVERQIGQTLEEWQELTVAQRLLEAVRKKYEAERQPETLREASRYFERLTEGKYKRVWTPLEAGVLFVDTAGGEKLSVEVLSRGTREQLFLALRLALVDLYARRGKVMPLVLDDVLVNFDTRRTRIAAELLRDFAGDRRQVLLFTCHEHIYRMFKTLRTEVRLLPGQSIMEEDEGPVRYVDRVVEKVVEKVVKVKEPVYLQSPAPEPPPSLPLPRFDGTGVFHLAPRPAPIVVREAPKPAPVKPVVVETPPPKEPEYEDIVEETLVEAPARTILHTKRVGYPIVPMWSPTTPFAEATWQDSIEDDETEHAATNGKRK, encoded by the coding sequence ATGATCATCAAAGATCTACGCATCGAAGGCTTCGGAGTTTGGAGCGACCTCGAGCTCAACGATCTCGACGGCGGGCTCACGCTCCTCTACGGCGAGAACGAGACCGGCAAGACCACCTTGCTCGAGTTCATGCGCTCGGTCCTCTACGGCTACAACGACGAGCGCCGCGCGAAGTATTTGCCTCCGGTCCACGGCGGCATCGGCGGCGGCATGCTCAGCTTGGAAGCGCATGCCGGGAAGTTCAAAGTGCGCCGGCGCGCGGAAGGGGATCCGCACGTCGGACGCCTCGACCTCACGAACCTGCAAGGGACCGCACAAGACTCGCGGCTCTTGAAGAAAATCCTCGCCGACTTGGACGAGCCGACGTTTAAGAACGTCTTTGCGCTCGGCCTCGGCGAAATCCAAGAACTCAGCTCGCTCAGCGGTTCCGGCGCGGCCGAGTATCTCTACGATCTCGCCGTCGGCTCCGGCGGCGTATCCCTCACGGAAGTCCACAAGGAACTCGAAAACTCGCGCAACCGGCTCTTCTCGAGCGAGCGCAATTCGATGGTCGGCCAACTGCTCGACCGGCGCTCGGGCTTGAAGTCGGACATCGAACAACTCCGCCAACACGGCCGCGGCTACGCCCTGCTCGCCGATGAGCGCGAACGCTTGGCCGGCGACGTCGAACGGTGCGAAGTCGAGGCCGACGAACTGCGCCGCAACGCCGGTTTGCTCGAAGCGGCGATCGCCGTGTACGACCGTTGGCATCGTCGCAACAAGGTCGAGGCCGAACTCACGAAGATCGGCGAGCTCAAGCCGATCGCAGCCGAAACATGGACGAAACTCGCGCAACTGAAAGACCGCTATCGCGAACAGTTGCCCCTGATCGCGAAGCTGAAAAAAGAACGGGCCGACGTCAAGAAGCAAGCCCTCACGATCCGCGTCAACAAGACGATCTGGCAACAGGGCCCGCGCATCGAAGTGCTCGCGGCGCAAGAAGGCTGGATCGAGACGCTCGAAACCGAAATCAAGAAACTCGAAAGCGAAGCCACGGCCGCGAAGCCGATCGTCGCAACGAGCCTCCACGATTCCGGTCGTCATGGCGCGAGCCATCATAGTTCGAGCCACGCTTCGGTGCCGATGGGTGCGAGCGTGCGCCGCGAATCGCTTTCGGCCGAATGGGTGAAGCTCGGCCTCACCCCCTCGACGGCCGAAAAGCTCGGCGATCGCAAGGTCTTGCGCACGCTGCACCGGGCGTTCCGCGACGTGCAAGCCTCGGACAAGCGCGTGGCCGCGGCGGCGGAAGCCGAAGCGCGACGACGCGAAGTGATCGCCGCGACGGCCGAAGAAGCGAAGCCCGCGAGCCAGCGCCGCGAGTCCGGTGCGACGCTCGAAGACAAGTCGCAACTCGTCGGCAATTTGCGCAAGCGCGTTCAACTCGATCAGAAGATCGATCAACTGACGGGCCATCGCGAAGAGGCGCAGCGCCAACTGCGCGAGAAGCTGGCGATGAACACCGTGCCGGCCGACGCGATCTTCAACCCCGGCTTGTTCTTCATCGTCGGCGTGTGCGCCTTCCTCTCGGGCGTGCTCTTGCCCAACGCCGTGGTCGGCGACGGCTTGCTGCACTACTTCCTCGTCTTCGCAGGAGGCCTTACGGCGCTCTTCGCCGGCGCATTTAAGATCATGCGCGACACGACCAACAACGAAGAGCTCGACACGCTCCGGCGGCAATCGCGCAGCATCGAAACCCAGCTGCACGACCTCACGAGCGAACGAGACCAAATCGACCCGCTGCTCCCTCCCGGCGGCGGCCCGATGCTCGCCCGCCTCCAAGCGGCCGAGAAGGATCTTTCGACGCACGAAGAAGCGGCCGCCGGCGAAACCCGCCGCACTGCCGGTCGAACGGCCGGGCGCGAAGAGCTCGAAACCACGCGGGTCGAGCTGCGCGTAGCCGAAGAAGAAGGGGCGAAAGCTCATAAGCGATTGCGCCAAGAGTTCGATCGAATCGGCCTGCCCGAACGGATGACATGGGAACAGATTCGGGGCGTCGCGCGCGGGCGGACGAAGCACGAAGCGCATCGTCGACGCGAAGAGCGACGTTTGAAATATCTTAATCAACGCCGTAGCGAACTCGCTTTGATCGCCGATCGCATCTCGCAGCTCTTCACCGAAGCGCAGCTGGAACCCAAGGGAGATCGCCTCGTCGATCACCTTCGCCAACTCAACGGCGAGTGGAAGCGCAACGAAGACTTACTCGAACGTCGCAAGGGCTCGCGCGCACAGTACCGTTCGCTCGATCGACGATTGAAGACGGCCCGACAAGAAACCGCCACGCTCCGCCGCCGACGCAAAGCGTTCTTCCGCTCGCTCGGCGTGAGCAACGAAAAGCAATTGCAACGCCGCCGCGAGCACCTCAAGCGCCGCGACGAGCTCCTCGCCGAACGAGACGGCATCTCGCGTGAAATCGTCGCCGCGCTCGGCCAGCGCGGGAGCGAAGACGATCTGCACGGCCGACTCGAGCAGTACCAACTGCCGCAACTCGAACAACGTTGGACCGAACTTTGCGATCGCCTCGCCGCGATCGACAAACGGCTCAGGGAACTTTACGAAGAGCAAGGCCGGCTGCGGCTCAAGCTCGAACAAATCGCGGCCGATAAGTCGCTGCCGCGAAAGATCTACGAGCTCAATAACGTCGAACGCCAAATCGGTCAAACGCTCGAAGAATGGCAAGAGCTCACCGTCGCTCAACGGCTGCTCGAAGCGGTGCGCAAGAAATACGAAGCCGAACGGCAACCGGAAACGCTGCGTGAAGCCTCGCGCTATTTCGAGCGGCTTACCGAAGGAAAATACAAGCGCGTCTGGACGCCGCTCGAAGCGGGCGTCCTCTTCGTCGACACCGCCGGCGGCGAAAAGCTGTCCGTCGAAGTCCTCAGCCGAGGCACACGCGAACAGTTGTTCCTCGCGCTCCGGCTGGCGCTCGTCGACCTTTATGCACGCCGCGGCAAAGTGATGCCGCTCGTGCTCGACGACGTGCTCGTCAACTTCGATACCCGCCGCACGCGCATCGCCGCGGAACTGCTGCGCGATTTCGCCGGCGATCGACGCCAAGTGCTGCTGTTCACCTGCCACGAACATATCTATCGGATGTTCAAAACTCTCCGAACCGAAGTCCGCCTGCTGCCGGGACAATCGATCATGGAAGAAGACGAAGGTCCGGTTCGCTATGTCGATCGAGTGGTCGAGAAAGTCGTGGAAAAGGTCGTGAAGGTGAAGGAGCCGGTCTACTTGCAATCGCCCGCTCCGGAACCGCCGCCTTCGCTGCCGCTGCCCCGGTTCGATGGAACCGGCGTGTTCCATCTCGCACCCCGCCCTGCTCCGATCGTCGTCCGCGAAGCGCCGAAGCCGGCACCGGTGAAGCCGGTCGTCGTCGAGACTCCGCCGCCGAAGGAGCCCGAGTACGAAGACATCGTCGAAGAGACGCTCGTCGAAGCCCCGGCACGCACGATCTTGCATACGAAGCGCGTCGGCTACCCGATCGTGCCGATGTGGAGCCCAACGACTCCGTTCGCCGAGGCCACATGGCAAGACTCGATCGAAGACGATGAGACCGAGCACGCGGCGACGAACGGGAAGCGGAAGTAG
- a CDS encoding iron-sulfur cluster assembly scaffold protein has product MPFDRPDEDELYQEHILDHYEDPYHRGHCAHTTHTHEDDNPLCGDVVRIELDVDPAGDKVREAFFNGDGCCISQASASMLVEQLEGKTIDEIKRFTADDMLKLFGAKLTPNRQKCCLLSWRVVQQAIYSPTTESNATDGKSS; this is encoded by the coding sequence ATGCCTTTCGATCGACCCGACGAAGACGAACTCTACCAAGAGCACATCCTCGACCACTACGAAGATCCGTATCATCGCGGCCATTGCGCGCATACGACTCACACGCACGAAGACGACAATCCGCTCTGCGGCGACGTCGTGCGGATCGAGCTCGACGTCGACCCGGCCGGCGACAAGGTGCGCGAAGCGTTCTTCAACGGCGACGGCTGCTGCATCAGCCAAGCCTCGGCGTCGATGCTCGTCGAGCAACTCGAAGGAAAAACCATCGACGAGATCAAGCGATTCACTGCCGACGACATGCTCAAACTGTTCGGCGCGAAGCTGACGCCGAACCGTCAGAAGTGCTGCTTGTTGTCCTGGCGCGTCGTGCAACAAGCGATTTATTCTCCCACGACGGAGTCGAATGCGACCGACGGAAAGTCCTCTTAG
- a CDS encoding response regulator: protein MVADLPSLLITDDDSNFRQTLQGLFEHRGFRTYTAGDGEEALEIVRHETVHLALFDMHMPRLTGLETIRRLKEFHIHFPCILLSAEADDELIAEAREAQAFDVLRKPVSRDRVLNVVQMAMEASYGRGLWPHGFGS from the coding sequence GTGGTAGCCGATCTTCCGTCGCTGCTCATCACCGACGACGATTCCAACTTCCGCCAAACGCTGCAAGGCCTGTTCGAGCATCGAGGCTTCCGAACCTATACCGCCGGCGATGGCGAAGAGGCTTTGGAGATCGTACGCCACGAGACGGTGCATCTCGCTCTGTTCGACATGCACATGCCTCGGCTCACCGGCCTGGAAACGATCCGCCGGCTCAAAGAATTTCATATCCACTTCCCGTGCATCCTTCTGTCGGCCGAGGCCGACGACGAGCTCATCGCCGAGGCTCGCGAAGCGCAAGCCTTCGACGTACTCCGCAAACCGGTCTCGCGCGACCGTGTGCTGAACGTCGTGCAAATGGCAATGGAAGCCAGCTACGGCCGCGGCCTCTGGCCGCATGGGTTCGGATCGTAG
- the sixA gene encoding phosphohistidine phosphatase SixA, translating into MRLYIIRHAWAEEPGDARWPNDADRPLTESGKKRFKKVVEILATRGFAPELIVTSPYVRTRQTTEILHDHLSKKPALVESAALAPGSRLADLVEWTNERKESEIAWVGHMPDVALMTAALIGDRHTLIDFGKGAVAAIDFDAAPAAGNGTLRWFVSPKLLGC; encoded by the coding sequence ATGCGTCTCTACATCATTCGTCATGCTTGGGCGGAAGAACCGGGCGATGCGCGCTGGCCGAACGACGCCGATCGGCCGTTGACGGAGTCGGGCAAGAAACGCTTTAAGAAGGTCGTCGAGATCCTCGCGACGCGCGGCTTCGCGCCGGAACTGATCGTCACGAGCCCGTATGTGCGCACTCGGCAGACGACCGAAATCTTGCACGACCATCTGAGCAAGAAGCCGGCCCTCGTCGAATCGGCCGCACTCGCGCCGGGCTCGCGTTTGGCCGACTTGGTCGAATGGACGAACGAACGAAAAGAGTCCGAAATCGCCTGGGTCGGACACATGCCCGACGTCGCTCTGATGACCGCGGCACTGATCGGCGACAGACATACCCTGATCGACTTCGGCAAGGGTGCCGTCGCCGCGATCGACTTCGACGCCGCGCCGGCTGCCGGAAACGGCACGTTGCGTTGGTTCGTCAGTCCGAAGCTCCTGGGCTGCTAA
- a CDS encoding succinate dehydrogenase cytochrome b558 subunit: protein MEANAVAPAGSIFGRNEFLIRRLHSLTGLLPVGAYMCIHLLTNASTLGGPEMFQKNVDLIHSLGPALPLVEWTFIFLPLLFHAIVGVVIIRSGDPNLSSYHYVGNLRYWLQRVTAWLALAFIMWHVFHMHGWFHNKYWLDHVADKLGGHQFDPHAASSTAALAIGTMVKKLAYGIGVVSCVFHFANGLWTMGITWGVWTSARAQHRANWLCGALGVVMTVVGLSALVGVTTTDIKKAQAFEKVQAEQRAAEVLRVRQELSSPPADGAKKPALPAH, encoded by the coding sequence GTGGAAGCCAACGCCGTTGCCCCTGCCGGTTCGATCTTCGGACGAAATGAGTTTCTGATCCGCCGACTCCACTCGCTCACCGGGCTCCTGCCGGTCGGCGCATATATGTGCATCCATCTGCTGACGAATGCCAGCACGCTCGGCGGCCCGGAGATGTTTCAAAAGAACGTCGATCTCATCCACTCGCTCGGGCCGGCGCTGCCGCTCGTCGAGTGGACGTTCATCTTCTTGCCGCTGTTGTTCCATGCGATCGTCGGCGTCGTCATCATTCGCAGCGGCGACCCGAACCTCAGCAGCTACCACTACGTCGGCAATCTTCGCTACTGGTTGCAACGGGTCACGGCTTGGCTGGCGCTCGCCTTCATCATGTGGCACGTCTTCCACATGCACGGCTGGTTCCACAATAAGTATTGGCTCGACCACGTTGCCGATAAGCTCGGCGGCCACCAGTTCGATCCCCACGCCGCTTCGTCGACCGCGGCGTTGGCGATCGGCACGATGGTGAAGAAGCTGGCCTACGGCATCGGCGTCGTCTCTTGCGTGTTCCACTTCGCCAACGGCTTGTGGACGATGGGGATCACGTGGGGTGTGTGGACCTCGGCGCGAGCTCAACATCGCGCGAATTGGCTTTGCGGCGCGCTGGGGGTCGTGATGACCGTCGTCGGCCTGTCGGCGTTGGTCGGCGTCACCACGACGGACATCAAAAAGGCTCAGGCCTTCGAGAAGGTGCAAGCCGAGCAGCGGGCGGCGGAAGTGCTCCGTGTTCGCCAAGAGTTGTCGAGCCCGCCGGCCGATGGGGCGAAGAAGCCCGCGCTCCCCGCTCACTAA
- a CDS encoding DNA repair exonuclease, which produces MSQRPFKFVHAGDFHLELPGEGSADVPETLADLLIESPFRAAEQVFDTVIAEEADLLILSGNLLDVDLTGPRGMLFLIQQFERLRERRISVYWAAGEVDAAERRSTSFRLPENVRIFSSLRPEEIAVTRDGLKLVQLTGWSRPQGERIRTGDFRPDPGGLFSIAVVAGDVPTDEPVGRGIHYWALGGEMQRRTISLFGATAHWPGSPQGRGFNTIGPHGCTVVQVDTFGTARDRFVPCDAVRWHNQTLPIDSSTSLEQVRTMLDEAIRTASVTNGGVEVLTRWRAATAGRVSPSLRRAGVISDLLRSCRHAYRPNMKVWTEQVAVETEHSIDLPDPSRESVLADYLRIAERFDSAPTSDEAEKMFDFHAASALLGEAGRWSDVLDLVEVHERRSLLREAAVLAHDLLAEETEL; this is translated from the coding sequence ATGTCGCAACGGCCGTTCAAATTCGTTCACGCCGGCGACTTTCATTTAGAGTTGCCGGGCGAAGGTTCCGCCGACGTACCCGAGACGCTCGCAGACTTGCTGATCGAGTCCCCTTTTCGAGCGGCCGAGCAAGTCTTCGACACGGTCATCGCGGAAGAAGCCGACCTGCTGATCCTCTCGGGCAACTTGCTCGACGTCGATCTCACCGGTCCGCGCGGCATGTTGTTTCTGATTCAACAGTTCGAGCGGTTGCGCGAGCGCCGCATCAGCGTCTATTGGGCCGCCGGCGAAGTCGATGCGGCCGAACGACGAAGCACTTCGTTTCGCTTGCCGGAAAACGTGCGCATCTTTTCCAGTCTCAGACCGGAAGAGATCGCCGTCACACGCGACGGACTCAAGCTCGTACAACTCACCGGTTGGAGCCGACCGCAAGGAGAACGGATTCGCACGGGCGACTTCCGACCCGACCCCGGCGGCTTGTTCTCGATCGCGGTCGTCGCCGGCGACGTGCCGACCGATGAGCCGGTCGGTCGCGGCATTCACTATTGGGCGCTCGGCGGCGAAATGCAACGCCGCACCATCTCGCTCTTCGGCGCTACGGCCCATTGGCCCGGCAGCCCGCAGGGGCGCGGCTTCAACACCATCGGCCCGCACGGCTGCACGGTCGTGCAAGTCGACACGTTCGGCACGGCCCGCGATCGGTTCGTGCCGTGCGATGCGGTGCGGTGGCACAATCAAACCTTGCCGATCGACTCGTCGACGTCGCTCGAACAAGTCCGCACGATGCTCGATGAAGCGATTCGCACGGCGAGCGTCACCAACGGCGGCGTCGAAGTGCTGACCCGTTGGCGAGCCGCCACGGCCGGTCGCGTTTCCCCTTCGCTTCGGCGAGCGGGCGTGATCTCCGACTTGCTGCGGAGTTGTCGACACGCGTATCGCCCCAACATGAAAGTGTGGACCGAGCAAGTCGCAGTCGAGACGGAACACTCGATCGACCTGCCGGACCCGAGCCGCGAAAGCGTGCTCGCCGATTATTTGCGCATCGCCGAGCGGTTCGACAGCGCCCCGACCAGCGATGAGGCGGAGAAGATGTTCGATTTCCATGCCGCTTCCGCTCTGCTCGGCGAGGCGGGCCGATGGTCCGACGTGCTCGACCTCGTCGAGGTTCACGAGCGACGAAGTTTGCTGCGCGAGGCGGCCGTCTTGGCCCATGATCTGCTGGCGGAGGAGACGGAATTATGA
- a CDS encoding cysteine desulfurase gives MTTAAPIQPKFDPETFRADFPILHTRIHADLAASPPKIGVPLVYLDNAATTQRPRQVIQSIVDVYEKQYANVHRGIHWLSDQSTDLYEESRETVRAFINAPTKEEVIFTYGTTEGINLVARSWGDANVRAGDEILLTEMEHHANLVPWQQLAARTGCKLKHIPITDDGLLRMDLLPSLLSERVKLVGVAAVSNVLGTINPVAEIVRQAHAVGALVLVDAAQSAPHMTTDVQALDCDFLVFSGHKMLGPSGVGILYGKRALLEAMPPFLGGGSMIRRVKLDSFEPADLPAKFEAGTPPIVPAIGLGAAIRYLSDVGLEAVHDHERLLAARAHEVLEAIGGVRFLGPAPAQKAGIVSFTMAAMHAHDIAQLLDRAGVAVRAGHHCTMPLHKRLGIAASARASFYFYNTLAEVETFGRALADALRIFKRK, from the coding sequence ATGACCACGGCGGCCCCCATTCAACCTAAATTCGATCCGGAAACCTTCCGCGCCGACTTTCCGATCCTGCACACGCGCATCCACGCCGACCTCGCGGCATCGCCGCCGAAGATCGGCGTGCCGCTCGTCTATCTCGACAACGCGGCCACGACGCAACGTCCGCGGCAAGTGATCCAGTCGATCGTCGACGTTTACGAGAAGCAATACGCCAACGTCCATCGCGGCATTCACTGGTTGAGCGATCAAAGCACGGATCTCTACGAAGAGTCGCGCGAAACCGTACGGGCCTTCATCAACGCGCCGACGAAGGAAGAAGTCATCTTCACCTACGGCACCACCGAAGGCATCAACCTCGTCGCCCGCAGTTGGGGAGATGCGAACGTCCGAGCCGGCGACGAGATCCTCCTCACCGAGATGGAACACCATGCCAACTTGGTTCCTTGGCAACAACTCGCCGCGCGAACGGGCTGCAAACTCAAGCACATCCCGATCACCGACGACGGCTTGTTGCGGATGGATCTACTGCCGTCGTTGCTCTCGGAGCGCGTGAAGCTCGTCGGGGTCGCGGCGGTGTCGAACGTCCTCGGCACGATCAACCCCGTCGCCGAGATCGTCCGCCAAGCGCACGCCGTCGGCGCGCTCGTGCTCGTCGATGCCGCTCAGAGCGCGCCGCACATGACGACCGACGTTCAAGCCCTCGATTGCGACTTTCTCGTCTTCAGCGGCCATAAGATGCTCGGCCCTTCGGGCGTCGGCATTCTCTACGGCAAGCGCGCGCTGCTCGAAGCGATGCCTCCGTTTCTCGGCGGCGGCAGTATGATTCGCCGCGTGAAGCTCGACAGCTTCGAGCCTGCCGACTTGCCCGCGAAGTTCGAGGCCGGCACTCCGCCGATCGTGCCCGCGATCGGCCTCGGCGCGGCGATTCGCTACTTGTCCGACGTCGGACTCGAAGCCGTACACGATCACGAACGGCTCCTCGCCGCCCGAGCGCATGAAGTGCTCGAAGCGATCGGCGGCGTCCGCTTTCTCGGACCTGCGCCGGCGCAAAAGGCCGGCATCGTCAGCTTCACGATGGCGGCGATGCATGCCCATGATATCGCGCAGCTGCTCGATCGGGCCGGAGTCGCCGTTCGTGCGGGGCACCACTGCACGATGCCTCTGCATAAGCGGCTCGGCATCGCGGCCAGCGCACGCGCGAGCTTCTACTTCTACAACACGCTCGCCGAGGTCGAAACCTTCGGCCGCGCACTGGCCGACGCGCTGCGCATCTTCAAACGAAAATAA
- a CDS encoding DUF1501 domain-containing protein — protein sequence MHECPEDREFFARLRAGAPRADRSLDGDLLRAHVQGESRRRFLGQSGYGLGMAALAGLMAGDGFTAGKSLAKSPEKGNAGAPPDPLAPKTSHFPAKAKQCIFIFLEGAPSQIDLYDPKPKLNELNGKALPESLTKNVRFAFIKKESAVLLGSNRKFTKHGASGMEFSDFMPHIATCADDILMVRSMHTDQFNHHPAQLSLLAGRPFFGLPTIGSWMTYGLGSESQNLPGYVVLSAGRGTSGGASLWASGFLPSMYAGVLFRNQGEPVLNLTNPAGLPPALQRQGLDVMRDLNAERFREIHDPEIASRIASYELAFRMQSAAPELIDLSDETQATLDAYGIDRNEPELKASRGGGPGQYKQFSTNCLLARRLIERGVRFVSLFHASWDHHSNLDAELGHNCGMADQPVAALLKDLKQRGLLDDTLVVFAGEFGRTPLGENRVASGGITGRDHHPSAYSLWMAGGGVKGGLTYGATDELGWSITEKPVHVNDFHATLLALFGMDHLKLTVRNQGLDARLTGVGGHVIPEWIA from the coding sequence ATGCATGAGTGCCCGGAAGACCGTGAGTTCTTTGCGCGTTTGCGCGCGGGTGCGCCGCGCGCAGATCGATCGCTCGACGGCGACCTGCTGCGCGCCCACGTGCAAGGGGAATCGCGGCGGCGGTTTCTCGGTCAGTCCGGCTACGGCCTGGGCATGGCGGCGCTCGCCGGCCTGATGGCAGGCGACGGTTTCACCGCGGGCAAGAGCCTCGCGAAATCGCCGGAAAAAGGAAACGCCGGCGCTCCGCCCGACCCGCTTGCGCCGAAGACGTCGCATTTTCCCGCGAAGGCGAAGCAGTGCATCTTCATCTTTCTCGAAGGGGCTCCGAGCCAGATCGATCTTTACGATCCGAAGCCGAAGCTCAACGAGCTCAACGGCAAGGCGTTGCCCGAGTCGTTGACGAAGAACGTCCGCTTCGCGTTCATCAAAAAAGAATCGGCCGTGCTGCTCGGGTCGAATCGGAAGTTTACCAAGCATGGTGCGTCGGGCATGGAGTTCAGCGACTTCATGCCGCACATCGCCACCTGCGCCGACGACATTCTGATGGTCCGCTCGATGCACACCGATCAGTTCAACCATCATCCGGCGCAGTTGTCGCTGTTGGCCGGCCGGCCGTTTTTCGGTTTGCCGACGATCGGCTCGTGGATGACTTACGGTCTCGGTAGCGAGTCGCAGAATCTTCCCGGCTACGTCGTCCTCTCGGCCGGTCGCGGCACGAGCGGCGGCGCCTCGCTCTGGGCCAGCGGGTTTCTTCCCTCGATGTATGCGGGCGTGCTGTTCCGCAATCAAGGGGAGCCGGTCTTAAACCTGACGAATCCCGCCGGCTTGCCCCCTGCATTGCAGCGGCAAGGGCTCGACGTGATGCGCGACCTCAACGCCGAGCGGTTTCGCGAGATCCACGATCCGGAAATCGCGAGCCGCATCGCCAGCTACGAGCTCGCATTCCGGATGCAATCTGCGGCGCCGGAATTGATCGATCTTTCCGACGAGACGCAAGCCACGCTCGACGCCTACGGCATCGATCGCAACGAGCCGGAACTGAAAGCCAGCCGCGGCGGAGGGCCCGGTCAGTACAAGCAATTCTCCACCAACTGTTTGCTCGCGCGGCGCTTGATCGAGCGGGGCGTCCGCTTCGTCAGCTTGTTCCACGCCTCTTGGGACCACCACTCGAACCTCGATGCCGAGCTCGGCCACAACTGCGGCATGGCCGATCAACCGGTCGCCGCGCTGTTGAAAGACTTGAAGCAGCGAGGGCTCCTCGACGACACGCTCGTCGTCTTCGCCGGCGAGTTCGGGCGAACTCCGCTCGGCGAGAATCGCGTCGCCTCGGGTGGCATCACCGGGCGCGATCATCATCCGTCGGCCTATAGCTTGTGGATGGCCGGCGGAGGCGTGAAGGGGGGGCTGACCTACGGAGCGACCGACGAGCTCGGTTGGTCGATCACGGAGAAGCCGGTGCACGTCAACGATTTCCATGCCACGCTCCTGGCGCTGTTCGGCATGGATCATCTCAAGCTCACGGTTCGCAACCAAGGGCTCGACGCGCGGCTCACCGGAGTCGGCGGCCATGTGATTCCTGAATGGATCGCCTAA